The following is a genomic window from Aphis gossypii isolate Hap1 chromosome X, ASM2018417v2, whole genome shotgun sequence.
tcataaatttttttgtgttcataactaaggattaaaaatacaacattaagtttcccatacatttttcttcaaatttcTTTAGAGAAAACTCGCAGCATcgttataggaaaaattttaagtgcgtttgaattttaaatttttacgaaatatcgtaacgataacgatttatcctcaaactattttaaatatttgttattattcaaaaaatataagtcataggtacttgaaaatttcaccagttatttagattggcattttctttacatgatttaatttttaaaatattttgaatttttttgagctatttatagaaaactgaaattttcaatttttctgaaaatttttttttgaagtgtcgataaaatttttttggccctataaaaatacttgaaaattaaaaacaaagtttctcataagttacttttatagagatttaaaaattataaaatacataggcacaattttttttattagcatttgaagttcaaatattgacaaatattcgtcaaaatcatggatatttgcaaattattttgtagatataattcataaaaaattttgcataagtagctaagagttgaaaatttaatacaagatttttcataagtttagcttacaataattataaaagaacttaaattttggtgtattcaggccattaaaacataaactaccTTTTTCatcaaccactggaaattatatcctaggctgacaaatcatcttcgttcagaatcgtttttcgtatacaatgataactatcattggattcaaatttaacactcctataataatatataatagtgatccacacggcacttaatgtacagcagagcggtacccactttttatatataaaattaataatttaataaatacattttttttcggattataatgatttagtttttttttacttcataatttatctttagcACACTGGATaatgtatgtacattgtacatatttaatgtagataattgatgtattatagtatattatactgtttatagtGTTCATACGGATaaggtgtatattattacctaccatTTACTCGTGTAATGTGTGCATTACCCATTTTCATACTCTGCccgtatcatatatatatgtgaatttatttttattaaattttagatacttAGCAGCTAATCAaggtgatttaatattatagtatatatttataaattataatttatatttattttattcaaaccattaaaaatatatatatatatatatatatattaaaaatgcacttatttaattttgtttaaatctgATATTAAGGATAAAGGAACcagactatatattatgtaaaaacattaaccattttttttttgttttacggAATCTAATCTTAATTTaccaatcaataatattatttgcttataattttatctatcaaaaataatgagcACATATCTAACTTTACAAAAGAGtggttacaaattacaattcgAAATgtgttattagtaatttattcaaaaattgaattatacatCTATTCTTatgatactataaaaattgtggtaaattcataaaaattattagaatgttTTACAGGTTTAAACAGTTATGGAAATGTGTtgttttttccaaattatattaaccacGTAAAAATAAGTCAAAACGTGTTAACATTTCAGCCCAAAACAGATTCCATCTTGTACtcgttgatattaatttttcatcattgcttcatgttttcatttttgtatcGCTCCAACATTTTTTGGCGAATcgaactttaaattaataacaataaaaagaataagtcatataatattgtataaatatgtaatacttaataggtagttaatattgaattaactaAGGatcaagatatattatattattatatggtaccGAAAGTTTGTTTTAAAGGTATTTggatcatttaatatatttttgtcttcTTTTTCCACAAAATCGAATACTTTAGCCCAGTTTACTTTCTCGGatctataatgattattatttatatgattaatacatttttctttttcttttttaatgtttaacattgatattttttgaagctctataaatattaagtttgagTCTTCCGGTTCGGTATTTCTTTTTAAGCCGGCATCGAATTtctacaatttattgaaagttttattaaacgatttaatttgtagttataaattaacagaATAGTCATTACATATTCTTCTGTATGATCTGaaaccaataatttatttataatgtccCTATACTTTTTATCGGCTTCGGATCTTATTATTGAAATCTCCTCAGTTTTATTTCCAcctttattcataattttataataatattcatcaatTTGTTGCTGGCTgacattcttttttttcatcatgGTCTCGACCATGTATTGCTTTTCTCGTTGTAAAAACTCGTCTTTCATTTTACCCAAACGTGTTTGTGGTCCTCTCCGATTTATATACCAACTACAATTAGGTTAGAGTATTTATGTCTTAGGTTAAatctacttataaaataagttattcatTTACTTGAATGTTTCTTCACAAATTGCTTTCTGTATTTGATCTCGTGATAATACTGGTTGGATGTGTTCGCTTTCAGCCACATGCGATTGATCGTAGGATTGAATCGACTTGTAATCATGATCGTCCACGTCATTTTCTCCCAAGACTCCGAATTCTTTTTTATACCTTTCGTTCCAAGCATCTAAACCTTTTAACCAATCACATTCTTCCTGGAATAGGTTTCCAGTTTCCAAGATTTCATCTGGTGTCAATAATGTTGCACGTATGGTCATTATCATTACTGTTCCGGCGGAATCCGAGAAACAAATTATCCTGTTTTTCTTATAGTTCACCATATTGTTTATACCTTTAGCATACATTACACTATCTGCgccaatataattaaattgcgGATACGGTGCCGATAATGCTACAAAAAGTGTATTAAAgtacgttttatttataacgcCGATTAACGTTAGTAGTTTattacaagtattatatttttaatgtatattctgACTACTCTGagatttcatttataacttacATGCTATTAACCCATCTTTGAGGAAAATATCCGCTGTATAGTACGGTTGATGAGTGTGCACcataaaattccaaaattgtATAACGCCACTATTGTTGAAGGACACGCGAAATTTCGTGGGATGAGTAGAAGACCATAAAATGCTGTTTGTAAAATCATGGAAACGTTTCCACCAAATTGGACCATTCTACgaggtaaattttaaattttaatcgattaattcgtttatataattcaaataaataaataactaaaaacgtatacattcattaacaataaaaaagcaGTTTTAtgacacattatataattagattttaaatatgaaaaaaatgtataacaaattgaaacaagataaataatatttgctatATGATATTAACTACTATGAATCAtatgaatgtaaatttttttataaaattacatgttTTTTCTAAACTTACGTTGTATTTCAAACTCCAAATTGACACTACTTTCCCGCCACTGACTAAATGGATATCTGgtacaaataaatttcttttgaTGCAATTGATTGGACCGTCATGCATTTGTTTCCACCATATATGTTTACActctgtaaattataaactaatttcataaaaaaaaattttatttgattagttgtaaattttaatacatgccTTCTACGCTTCCGTCTCGTGGATACGTATCATATCCTTCCCAAGTGACTACTCCGACTTCGCCCATGACAGTACCAACGACTAAAGTACGGTTTATGTCGCTGGGCTCTATCGGTACTATACATAAGAAAACACGACgcacaaaaaaattatgtttggtTATTGACCATTTAcgcacattttaaaattaatactaaaaattatatataggttacaaataccatataatttatagaaaacattttatacataaaaattataggtattaaaacaatatattttagttattttaattataacaaataattatgtatgattATGTATGATAGTACAAGTGTATCTCATGATccaaattctattataattacaattattattttgtttgattaattatttcaattattatacaaaccgATATCTTTCGATTGATTCCGTATGTCTGATTAaccgaaaatatttttggtagatatgttttataaattataattgtatattatgtgtatatcactgtaatttgtgttataatacaaacatatacgagtacataatatattattttttatacttaaaatataattatattattacataattataaataataaaataaataaatattaagatttcgtatttttgtattaactacatattgtataatataatatttatatgagcaaaaaataaattttcaatatctgtttgtaaaaatgtctattaatTCTccgataatatttttcaatgtcaAACGTCAATAAAAAGTCTGTGAGCAAAATTTTGTCATTCAATGTGTTTTACCAATATACGCTATCGTAAACTGTTGGGCGTTGGCGATTACTTACTGTATTCATACTGCCGTTTGCCGATCGTTAACGGTTTATCAGAGATGTATCTGTATTGCATTGATGGTATTTCGAAGGATAACGCTGTTATGGGGCTATGCGTGGTGCTATTCAATGGTTCTACTGCGGGTTCTCTGATTttgatctaaaattataattataccacACTTCAGGATACAGAATacgattgtataaataatacacagatTATTGAGTCATAAATACCAATTACTCAAGTATTATTAACtagtgtatttaaatactatactcTATAGACATTCAATTGTGCaacaatatactttatataatacaataatacaaccgatcggtgaacattttaaaattacaaatgaacaaagttgttttatattaaatattacgagGTGATCGATGGAGCGTTGTGCTTATGTcggtacaattaaatttacaataaaaaaaatgccgataataaaaataaaaaaatcgtatctactaacattatgtaaatattattcattgggCACCGTAGAAACAAATATACGGCTTCGCCTACGacataatatggtaattaTCGCAAACcgactgtataataattaataatgaaaataatagattagAAGTAAATAGACATTGATACTATTAGCGCATGCACCATAACATAGGTAGATATTGGTTAGTATCTAGTGTCGTAAGTCTATCGCGAGTATCGTttagtacctatgttataaaaatatgtctcAAACAATCAAGGAGACGGTGACGAATTTATGATTGGCAAATTGTAGCAGATAACTCAATATcgattaattatacattttaatttatgttatgatTGATGATATTGTTGTAGTCAGTGATCAGTGGACTGTTAattgaatgtaatttataatataattaataaaatgttaaaattgtattttattataccttgaAGTtttgagtacctacctaaagtttatttatattttttttgtacctatagtaggtattgtaataaaacttactagattattaaaattaaaaaaaattaaatcttaccGAATATGATGGTTTTAGATGGTTGTTGAGAACGCTTAATGgtgatttattagataataatttttttggataTCCAAAACGACAATTTGTTGGAGTTTTTTGATGGGTTGGCATTGACTTAGGTTGCAAGTCCCAAAGTTTTATAGTACCGTCTAAAGAAGATGAAATAAATTGATCTGAAAATTTACCTTGTTCCGTAGATATGAATTTGCCCAATGaagttatctaaaataaaaataaatgtttaacttacTAGTAATTTTACAACGTGTCCtatactatttatgtatacgtatattatcatGCTACCACAGGTACACCGGTATATGCcctgaattatttttcaaatttcattaCTGGGTGTATGCGTACGTTTTTTGAgataattttcagaaaaaataaaaaccaaaaaatacaaatgtcgttaaacattaataataatatatatatatatatatattatgtagtagtaCACTAGCTAGTGTacattgtgtaaataataaataatttttgttaataattttttttttttttgttattaataatctaaattaacatcagtttaatttatataactcattattatttttttaacatacaaaagtaactaatttaatatagttaaatacctattgttaGACacgattttaagtatttaactgtttaaatacttaataaatgtaataatttgggTCTTGGTAAATTCCTACATGAAATATATAGCAGGTAAgctgttacataatatgtaaattcttacacgaatgaaaatattaaatatactgacAGGTATGTGAAAGTTTCCACTCCGaattcaattcaaatttttatcatcatcaatctaatacattcaaaataatttaattttaaaaatgtttcaaacgaatacatatataataataagaacattaggtacattaacctacttcaataaaaaaaaaaaaaaaataataagaaaaacaaaattatatcaataacaaaatatcaagttacaactttaaaaaaataacacagtaTGACTTTGTGAGTGttcacataaaatttaatttgaattattatcatagataatatttagtgtttagtattttataaattatatgtacgaACAAGTGTagactataaattatacacacgtATATGTGGACTGATTTcaactaaaaattgaattagactttttttacaaaacataaaaacaaacaaattttaaatacatcaacTAAATATCAGTCTGGAATCTGAATAAACTGAGTAGgaaatttgtattcattataacttttatttatctagaaatttacataattattatctataacctatttattatagatgttttttttttcgtgcaGGAACTTACgtacaagtatatttttttcgtataggAATACACATTACACGCCTAGGGGGAAATTTATACTTGCTATATCTTGTCTGGAAACTTACattcataatacatttctataattcattatattaatggcATTTTCCCACTGAACTACGACAACTTTTTTATACCGATTTACGCATTACCATTTAGTATAcaactacaaatattataatacacttgtataggtataaattgaaatgttcACTAACTTTGGTCATCGGATGAATCCATTGAATCGCAGTCACTGTTCTCTCGTGAGATTCTATAATGGCGCTTAAGGCTGTGGGTCTGAttctagttttaaaatttacgtCTAACGACCAATTCATATGCATATTCTATTAATAAcagttttatactaatttgttGTTTGTACTTCAATAAACAAGATTgtacatttcattatttgcaaataatttttaccagatgttttttatgttgtttttctttttcagaCATGCTCAAATCTGAACCTATTGTCTCCAATTTTCCTTCGATATCCCATATGCAAATTTGTCCATTTGTCAGTCCTCCTACGACGGTGTTCCCATTTCTAGGATTAAATTCAACACATCGTACTTCTTCGGGACTGTCCAatcttaactataaattaatttaaaaaattcaataaacgtcaacataataattataaaataaaaatatttaataaccttTGGGAATACATTATCACTAATTGACCAAACGATGACCGCGTTATTTTGTTCATCTATTAATGGCGTACTTTCTCGTTTAATCATAGATTCTTGGTCATTTTGTAGCAATGCATATTGTTTAAtcaatttagttttagtttttttattacatttaaattgtttacatataTCCCCAGCTTCGAACATTTCCTTGGTCaacttcattttattttttttagtttcttcatttctatattatatttaattaaattaatagataatcacagtatttatattgaaacacatgattaaaaaaacgacagcaaaatatatacttcTTTTCTTTCTCAGTTTCAGACATCAGGagttcaaacaatttttcttcTTTAGCTTCTCGGTTATATTTCTTGTTAAATCccctaattaaattattttattaatgaaagattactttaagtatacttataatacctatgtaaatttCTAACAACGTTCCTCAGTTCGGTACTATACAACCATTCATCTTCTTCGccccaaatattataaaagctttCAGTATCGGAATCGTGGTGATGCACCACTTCGTCAATATCACTTGGATCCTTAGTAGCCGTCATTTTCCCATAGCTTACTGAATGATCAGTTTGATTGCTTATTACGTCGTCTTCATTACTATGTTCTTCGCCGACGAACTCATTGTATGCGGAAAATTGTTCTTTAGAATCATAAATTAACGCATTGCGCAAACGTTTATTAATGTCATCTGTAAGTCCTTGGCTCAATTTTTCTTCCTCGGCTATTTGAAGAATTCTCATTTTCTttggtttataataatctaacttTAATAATCTTGATAATTATTCaacaaacttaataataatatacctgcaCAAATTCTTTGTTCAAAAAAGACATAAGCTTTTCGTCATAATTTTCAtccaaaattttaacttttggcTGTTTATTCCAATTATCTTGGTCATCCTCATCTTCGCTGTATGATATACTGAAATgttggttttttaatttgaaatttgacgCAGTATTTTCTTCATCTGCTTTATTTAAGCTTACGGGTTCTAACAATTCATTGCTATTAGCCATGTAAGAAACAGcgaaaatacctaaaaatatatgtattgtaaactACTTCCATTatctacacattttaattcGTTTACATCTATAGTTTTACCTACTATTGTAGGATGCCAAGTTTGACAagatacgtattttttttgggATATCTCATTCTGATGTCCaggatgaatttttatttgctcGTCAATATGATTAActtcaattttacttttttttttcaacaacttGTAATCGTCACGGTATATATCGTACAGCTCATTATATTGTAACTGAGTAATTACACTGATAAAGacgataaattatacaacacgattctcaataaatatattttataaatttatgactgTGGTACCTAGTTAGTTAGATTAGAAGctagttttaagttattataggtGTACACTGTTTAATATACCCCATAAgctaaaatatgtaggtatacttgtCTCTTGAtatgtttgaaatttgaatagttgaatattacatattgataataattaataattaataggaaGTACATTATGTGTGTTGTATTAATTGTAGTgtgatttttttggttttttactAATGTATATTctcatttagaaaataattataaatatttactcaggagtattttttagtaaaaaatcatCGAGCACTTTTgctgatttaattttaggttgCGATTGATTAATTAGTTCTTCTTCAATGGTCGactgaatacatttattattttgaagttttaatattgtttgcaTTTCCCGATTGACCGTTTTGCTTTTGgcctaaaaataaacaagtataatatatttaaaatttaaattaagtacaattatgatattaaatatgtataaaaatacttgtatatttgactccattattaacatatcactcgtttcaaatatttcttttggttgtggttttaatttaacatattgatTTCTTATGGATTTTgcatttgtattttcaaattctgcTTTAGCTCGAATTCTTCTTTTTGGAACTacccatttatattttatctataaatttattttatatttatcatttttgtgtaaataatattattttgaacatgttaatattttgtttatgatgtactctatattaggtattttactgTCTTTAACCTGTAGAGATAAAACGTACATAAGTACATTGCAGcattaaataatacgataaagCATACCTTTTCACGCGTCGAAACTGTTTTTACATCTTCAATATCTTGTTCACTGCCTTTAGAATCccaagtacctattttacgATACATAGACCTCTCAACTTGATGTTCAAGTTCTTTTTGTTCTCGTATTTGTGCTTCTTCGACATACTGTTTAGCTTTGTCTGTgatgcataataaaaattcttcgTCTGTATTACTGGAAGATTTATATCCAATTAAAACATCATCACTTGTAAGCGCctgatcaataaataaatcaataaattgtatgataacattaacaaaaatgatttacaaaaaaaaaagtattttatattaagcgTAGATAGAAAAAacgtttgaaatttatttttacttcaatTCGAGTTCGAAATTCCCAAAAACACGAGttcgttttttgtatttgtaaattttcgaTAATCTTTTTACGAGATATTTTCTTCCACGGgttgtttataaaaacgtgTGTGTCTACGGCACATTGAAAATGTTCATGTAAATATTTCGGTATGAACacagtttttacattttctttaaGATATTCTATAATCGGAtctaaaagattaaaaatgtattcaattgtTTTATGATAGGTAAcaccattttaaatttatcagttaaatttaaacatataataataaccttttttcaaaataattgctgGCTCAGTATCCACTTTGATCatattttcctaaaaaaataaaaactcgttTGTGCAAAAATACATACTTGCATGAAATACATGCTTACTTTGCACAAATTAACAatcaatagatatattttcgtAACCTTTTAATACAAAGATTAAGCTAATTCAAAAAAGTTTCTTTTCGGAAATTTGTATGCAAACGATCAGTCATGATGTcatcaatatttgtatactattaatttgtatCTTAAACTAATACTTACCACAGTTTCGTTTTCCATTGAACTTTCGTCATTAATGTTAATCGACGAATTTTCTGATCTTTGGGATGACATTTTGgcttaaaatattctacaaaaaattaaataggtacacctTTTGTGGATGTAACGGTTAAGAAATGTAAGTGTGACAGAGTGCACAagacgtgtattatataactcacTGTTAGTTAAATTacgtgtacagtgtacatataataatgtattctatataaagaacaaaataatttagtaagtaaaatatataaaaaaaaaaacggtaaaTCACGAGAAAGGTTACTACAGTTACAgctctattaaaataaatataggcgACATTTTTGTAGGCAATATTACTGAAAACAAGCGGAATGCGGATGCcttttgtatttgaaaaatttaatgattcttTCTTAATTTGGTAACGAAATAATATCGATGCTCTTTATATCTATCTTTTATCAATTTCTATTTCTTAAAGGTTCATTATCActtgaatattattgaagtttagaacataattacctaattattaagtatctaATTTACGTGGatcgtaaattatataaaaatactatattaaaataaataggtacttattaaagaacattttgaaataaaataattaacaaaatcaataaattggaTTGTAATTGAGTTAATTAGTATCAGGGCAGgtttaatctttttaatttttatacaatatattaatatatacctaacataaCGTATGTGGACCTatcaatatagaataatatgaataaaatgtcCATTGTACACTGTTAAGGCATCATGCTATCTAATGTacatatagatacctactgttttttccttattatcactaatgtatttaatcatttaaaacaaaatgtctATCATACCTATTTCTAAGGATTTGTAGACTTTacgaacaatataatagtgaCCGTATAAatttcttgttattttttttaataaccctCTGAAAGTTGAACATACATGCAGGTCCAACTTGAAATGTTGATGTCTTAATCtaggtataataactatacattatatctaACAGTAAAAATGATTGGCTGTGAAAAGGTTATGATCTATAAGAGTTTCTATAGTATTTACCcatgtataaataacataattattttatacgactcaaattgataatattatacctattatattatttattatgagcaGTATATTTAAAGAATGGCTAATACACCAATTAGGTGTAGAGATAAATTCCTTACatccaaataatttaagttctaAGTTTCAAAATGGAATGCTAATTGGAAAAATACTTCTGAACTATTGTTTAGTGAGTTCAGACGAATTTTCTCTATTAATCGACCAAGAGAatgaagatataaaaaaatcaaactttcGACACCTAGAAATGTGGTTGAACATGTTACATATTCCGATAGATAAAGATACTGTTTCTGGAATAATACGCGGAGAAAGTTCAATcattattgcatttttgtataaattgtgttttctCCTTGAAAGTCCTagcgatttaaatataattggacaagccaaaaaattatacaaatcgcTCGGAGGTTATGATTTCTCCCATAGTATAGTGACATCTGGAAAAATTGTCGATTTGTCATACAAGAAACCGCCAATAATTCAGAAacgtattgataaaaaatattatggaaatcATAGCACATCGAATGAACTTGATAAAATAGCTTCTTTTGAGTGTAGCttatcacaaaaaataaacagatgGACTGCTAGAGGATACCAGTCttgtaataggtaattaataaattgccaTATCTTATTCGACTAaacatagttaaatatatttataaatatatattttattggttgtgctcgtgaataatattattgtattattacaataatttttatatactactattgcatatttaatattatgtaaatgtattttaaaacatcttttgtaaaataactaaataatttaaatggaagttacatttaaacataagtTAAGGTGCCTACAGGCTATAGttgttttatctataatttacaaaatgccataatatattaaataaattaaatatatacaatgtattatttgtagaaCTAAAACCATAAACCTTAAATAATAGGTCGGTCTTTCCTATTGATTAGTAATTATTGAGTTGTAGAAGTGATCAGTCTAACATATAGCGACgatttggtaaaaaatttcatcaatgtttttattagaaatctatacgataatattgaacttatagtatgttattacagaatcatttttaatataatatacatagaggaaagaacattataatgtaatatatacatatgtgatgtatattatattataatagaataataattgtaccacattcatacattatatatttagtaggtttaattaaattggtaaaaaatgaaaattataaagtatttattttgccgcatacatcatttataatatacacaggtCACACAATATCTGA
Proteins encoded in this region:
- the LOC114122254 gene encoding dynein axonemal intermediate chain 3-like isoform X2; translated protein: MYRKIGTWDSKGSEQDIEDVKTVSTREKIKYKWVVPKRRIRAKAEFENTNAKSIRNQYVKLKPQPKEIFETSDMLIMESNIQAKSKTVNREMQTILKLQNNKCIQSTIEEELINQSQPKIKSAKVLDDFLLKNTPDVITQLQYNELYDIYRDDYKLLKKKSKIEVNHIDEQIKIHPGHQNEISQKKYVSCQTWHPTIVGIFAVSYMANSNELLEPVSLNKADEENTASNFKLKNQHFSISYSEDEDDQDNWNKQPKVKILDENYDEKLMSFLNKEFVQKMRILQIAEEEKLSQGLTDDINKRLRNALIYDSKEQFSAYNEFVGEEHSNEDDVISNQTDHSVSYGKMTATKDPSDIDEVVHHHDSDTESFYNIWGEEDEWLYSTELRNVVRNLHRGFNKKYNREAKEEKLFELLMSETEKEKKNEETKKNKMKLTKEMFEAGDICKQFKCNKKTKTKLIKQYALLQNDQESMIKRESTPLIDEQNNAVIVWSISDNVFPKLRLDSPEEVRCVEFNPRNGNTVVGGLTNGQICIWDIEGKLETIGSDLSMSEKEKQHKKHLNMHMNWSLDVNFKTRIRPTALSAIIESHERTVTAIQWIHPMTKITSLGKFISTEQGKFSDQFISSSLDGTIKLWDLQPKSMPTHQKTPTNCRFGYPKKLLSNKSPLSVLNNHLKPSYSIKIREPAVEPLNSTTHSPITALSFEIPSMQYRYISDKPLTIGKRQYEYIPIEPSDINRTLVVGTVMGEVGVVTWEGYDTYPRDGSVEECKHIWWKQMHDGPINCIKRNLFVPDIHLVSGGKVVSIWSLKYNNGPIWWKRFHDFTNSILWSSTHPTKFRVSFNNSGVIQFWNFMVHTHQPYYTADIFLKDGLIASLSAPYPQFNYIGADSVMYAKGINNMVNYKKNRIICFSDSAGTVMIMTIRATLLTPDEILETGNLFQEECDWLKGLDAWNERYKKEFGVLGENDVDDHDYKSIQSYDQSHVAESEHIQPVLSRDQIQKAICEETFNWYINRRGPQTRLGKMKDEFLQREKQYMVETMMKKKNVSQQQIDEYYYKIMNKGGNKTEEISIIRSEADKKYRDIINKLLVSDHTEEYKFDAGLKRNTEPEDSNLIFIELQKISMLNIKKEKEKCINHINNNHYRSEKVNWAKVFDFVEKEDKNILNDPNTFKTNFRSIRQKMLERYKNENMKQ
- the LOC114122254 gene encoding dynein axonemal intermediate chain 3-like isoform X1; amino-acid sequence: MSSQRSENSSININDESSMENETVENMIKVDTEPAIILKKDPIIEYLKENVKTVFIPKYLHEHFQCAVDTHVFINNPWKKISRKKIIENLQIQKTNSCFWEFRTRIEALTSDDVLIGYKSSSNTDEEFLLCITDKAKQYVEEAQIREQKELEHQVERSMYRKIGTWDSKGSEQDIEDVKTVSTREKIKYKWVVPKRRIRAKAEFENTNAKSIRNQYVKLKPQPKEIFETSDMLIMESNIQAKSKTVNREMQTILKLQNNKCIQSTIEEELINQSQPKIKSAKVLDDFLLKNTPDVITQLQYNELYDIYRDDYKLLKKKSKIEVNHIDEQIKIHPGHQNEISQKKYVSCQTWHPTIVGIFAVSYMANSNELLEPVSLNKADEENTASNFKLKNQHFSISYSEDEDDQDNWNKQPKVKILDENYDEKLMSFLNKEFVQKMRILQIAEEEKLSQGLTDDINKRLRNALIYDSKEQFSAYNEFVGEEHSNEDDVISNQTDHSVSYGKMTATKDPSDIDEVVHHHDSDTESFYNIWGEEDEWLYSTELRNVVRNLHRGFNKKYNREAKEEKLFELLMSETEKEKKNEETKKNKMKLTKEMFEAGDICKQFKCNKKTKTKLIKQYALLQNDQESMIKRESTPLIDEQNNAVIVWSISDNVFPKLRLDSPEEVRCVEFNPRNGNTVVGGLTNGQICIWDIEGKLETIGSDLSMSEKEKQHKKHLNMHMNWSLDVNFKTRIRPTALSAIIESHERTVTAIQWIHPMTKITSLGKFISTEQGKFSDQFISSSLDGTIKLWDLQPKSMPTHQKTPTNCRFGYPKKLLSNKSPLSVLNNHLKPSYSIKIREPAVEPLNSTTHSPITALSFEIPSMQYRYISDKPLTIGKRQYEYIPIEPSDINRTLVVGTVMGEVGVVTWEGYDTYPRDGSVEECKHIWWKQMHDGPINCIKRNLFVPDIHLVSGGKVVSIWSLKYNNGPIWWKRFHDFTNSILWSSTHPTKFRVSFNNSGVIQFWNFMVHTHQPYYTADIFLKDGLIASLSAPYPQFNYIGADSVMYAKGINNMVNYKKNRIICFSDSAGTVMIMTIRATLLTPDEILETGNLFQEECDWLKGLDAWNERYKKEFGVLGENDVDDHDYKSIQSYDQSHVAESEHIQPVLSRDQIQKAICEETFNWYINRRGPQTRLGKMKDEFLQREKQYMVETMMKKKNVSQQQIDEYYYKIMNKGGNKTEEISIIRSEADKKYRDIINKLLVSDHTEEYKFDAGLKRNTEPEDSNLIFIELQKISMLNIKKEKEKCINHINNNHYRSEKVNWAKVFDFVEKEDKNILNDPNTFKTNFRSIRQKMLERYKNENMKQ